In Lolium rigidum isolate FL_2022 chromosome 3, APGP_CSIRO_Lrig_0.1, whole genome shotgun sequence, the genomic window TCGACCGCTTGGAAGCCCGAAGTCTGTAATATTTATCTGGAAACACCTGACGATATTTACTCAGCCTTTCGAGAAGAAActtttactccctccattcttgaATACACGGTCACTATCAAAAATATACATTTTGTATATATACAACTATACAAGACCACTAATACCAATCGAGAAAAACTAATTGtatttttactttctaggatggtttCTAGGATGGTGCTCATCAATGTGAACATTGCATGTAGATTTAGAAAAGAGTCATCGCATACAATATATTTAATTAACCTGAAACACAAGAATAATTCCATAGAAATAAGAAATAATTGTGTTATTTATCactttgttttatttcttttttttataAAGAGAAAATATTAATATCAGGAAGATACAAAATACACTCCATCTCTACAACAACGTAATACCATAATAGTAGTACAGATGCAAATAGtcaaaaaagataaaaacaaaCTAAGAAATAAATGTCCCGCTACAGTATTCCGTCCCTATCAACAACTACACATCCACCACGAAGATAAAACCTAAACTTCAGGCTCTCTAAAAGCGACGCTTGTAACCTGGAATATGTCTTCGTAACCTTGTATACAACAACAGGTGGAGTATAATTTGTAGTCTACATCATTCACGAGTGGTGCAGCACCAATGTTCTCAAACGACCTACTTGCATACCTTTGTCAAGTGGAGAGCGTGGAACAACCGAACAAGGATGATATTGGATAAGACCACATGAGACGCACGTTCCGTCCAAAGAAAAGATGATAATAGGACAATGCTGGAGGTGGGTTTTTTTGGCTCATAGATACATATGAATCTAATTTATAATTCATAAAAACAGAATTTAAAATGTCCAGAAATATTGTAATAAAATTTCGCATGCGCATGCAGACATGCTACGTACGTACAAAAGTTTCAgaaaaaagtaacattttatttgcctATGTAGAAAAGGATAAAGAAAATGTTCTGTGAATAGTCGCGGtgcagcatcaaaatttgtccttTTTATTTGGGATACAAAAAATGTTATTTCTTTCCGAAAATTTCGCAAGGATATAGAATGCCTTGATGTACATGCggaattttatttcagaatttttgaaaatttaaaaatatgcTTTTACATAATGGGTTCATATGCATGTATTAGCTAAATTTAATTTTCCCCGAAATCAGCACCTCAAACTTCTGTTCACGGGCTTCGTCCTCGGGTCGCTCCCCCGCGGGCGACTCCAGGATGCCAAACCCTAGCCTTTCTCCACCCCGTTCACCCGTCCTCCCCCGTAGCCACCGCCGGtggaagccgccgggcaaagcccgggcggcaCCGGCGGTGGTGGCCCTTTCTTTACCCGGCGCGATTCCTCTCCAGGCGGGACTGGCAGCCAGGCGGCGGTGCTCCCAGGTCGACGgggttccggcggcggcgcttccTCCCAGGCGGCGAGTGGCAACGAGATGGAGgcgtggctccttggccgcgggaCAGCGCGGTGGCTCGGAGCGGCGCCTGCCTGGCCAAGATCTGGGCCCTTTGGGCTCCATCTCGGTCCGGGCCGGTCGGCACCCTGCCCGGCGGTGCTCCACGTCGCGGATGGAGGGGCGGCCAGAGGGAGGGGTGGCGATGCCGGCGGCGCGTATGCTGCAGCGCGGGGATCGGAACTTCACGAGCCCgctcgggctcggccgggccaggcAGGCCCGATGTGATCCGGTCGACGTGTCCGGTCGGTGTccgcaggtggcggtggaggcggttcCCTCCGACGTGGCTGCCGACGTGCTACCTCTCGCTCCCAGATGGCCCGTCTTGTTTGTGATGACCCCGGTTTGTTGGTCAcggtgagacggcggtggtgCCTGCAAGGCAGTGGTGGCGCGGGGTGGTGGGCGGCGAGCGTGGTGGAGCACGATGGAGCGTCCAAGGCGGGGTTATGAGGGTCGAGAGAAATCCATGTCGGGTTCGCTGACACCGACACGGTGACGCCCGCGGGCGCCacccttccttcttgaagggcgttgggtgaagccatgtttccctctcctTGCGCGTaccagggggaaaccctaggaccactccgggcagcagcggcgtcgtcgtcgcattccttcttgaaggtgctgcttgGTACGCGGGGCTTCCAAGTGCTAGGAACGTGGTGGAAATTCTCCGACGAGCGCAGCTGTTGCGAGGCATTTCTGTTTTCGTCGATCCGACCTTTTCGGCATTAGTTTTTCTCTtgtctttcttttgtgttttgttttgggcatgcttgtgctgtttgccccagcCATGGATCTATGTTGTATCCGTCATGtgttatattaatatagcggggcgaaatccTGTTTCGAGAAAAAGAATTAATTTTCCGGCAATGCCACCTATATGTAATAAGTATTACCTCCGTTTGAAAATATAAGCCTTTTGGGAAGCTAGTTCagcttcagaaaaaaaaaatactcctTCTATTTAAGGTTgtgtgagatttatcaaaatttgaacgtatcacatctaaattttaactTTCAGACAGGGAGGGAGTATTTAGGAACGAAGGTAATAAGTAGCGTATATCCATGTGAGATAGCGATAAAGAATCTCGCGCATAAAGTTAAGACATGGAaaattaagagcatctctagctgcCATCCCTCAAAGCATTCTTCAAAGGGATTTAGGGCGCGCCGATATTTGACTCTCCCCATTCGCGAATCCCAAATATCTTTTCCATCTGGTGCGACCTAATACGGTATCTGACATCCCGAGCTCATTCCCGCTACATAGGGGACGTTGTGGCGACGGCAGACGCAACGAAAAAACATGTTGCGAGTGGCAGACCAACCTCGTTAGCGGCACGAACCGAAGTGGTGTAGCTTTTCCTTAATGGCGACGCCGGTTTCCATGGCGCTGCAGGCGAGACTTCCTTTCGGCGTTGCGCCTCCTCCACGTGTCGCCGCAGTCCGCATTCCTGCGCATCTTCCAGCTTCTTCTCCACCGCTTCCCGCGCTTTCTCCCCGCCGCTTCACGCGCTGCCACTTGCTATAAAAAGCCGCCTCCTCTTAACATCGCCACCACAACCGCCGGCATTCTTCCCTCCACCTCCATGAAAACATGCCTCGTCGCCTAGCTACCACCTACTCAAGGCTGAGCCGCACCAGCGGTGGTCAGGCACCTCCACCATTgtatccacctccgcctccacctctgtCTCTACCTTCCCCGTTCGACATCCCCGACATCGACGAGTTCAACGAGAACGCCGACACCGATGATGACGTCATTGAGGTGGCAATGAACGCGCAGTTCATGGCTGGCGCAGAGCGGGGGGCAGAGGAGGAGCAAGCGGGCCACGCGGTGTTCGGCGTGAAGCAGCGGtagcggcgggaggcggaggaggaggaggacgacgatgatgactgGAGCAGCGCAGGCCTGACCCGGAGGAAAAGTCGGCGGGGTAAAGGGTCATCCTCACGTCCTTCGAGTCACTGGAGAAGGCCGAGGATGACGCCCATGCCTGCGAGGAAGCCAACGAGGCGCTGCGGCAGCGGGTCCTGGAGGACGCGGCGGTCCACAGCGCATCGAAGGGAGGCGGTGGAGAAGCGGACGAGGGAGGGAGGCAACGACGGAGCGGGGCCGTCAAGCGTCCCGAGTATACATGTTTTGCGGGCTCGGTTGGGGAGGGGGGAGGAAACGAACGTCCCCCCAGAAGCGGCAGCACCTTATGACTTCCTCAAACGCTTGATTTGGCGCTTTATCTAGATGCGATTTTGGATTGCGACTAAAGATGCTCACAGGGCATAGTCAGTACTATATATAGCCCAATTTTTATAGCTACTAATAAAATCAGACTAAAAACCAAAAATCATATTTCTCATTTCGAGAAAGGACATGGAAACAACGCCAAGATAGAAATGGAGACTGGTACTGATGTCACCGCACACCATTTGACCTTGACTTTCGTCACACGGGAGAAACAATAAATTTGCTTGCACAGAAGATACGTCCATCGATTTGTATGTCTGACGGGGTGATGTGCTTTGCATGACATCTCTCCGTACAACTGGGACAAGAGCGGTTATTTAATTTTCAAGAAGCTACTAAATGATTATATTTGTCGTGAGGCAGTTGAGAATCTGATTTCTTTCTCCTGCTAAATAAGCTATATAGATGGTTGCTATGCCGTGCACACCACAGCTAGCTGCGTCGCGTCGGCGTCGATTTCTTTTACACGTACCGCGCGCGGCGGTGCCGACCGGCCGTTGACGTCGGCGTTCTCCCTGCTCCATTTCCATCTCATACCCATCAATCTACGTGCTGTCATAACTAACAGCGGGTTATTTCATGCCTACATGACCTAGGGTTTGACTTTGACCCCTGGCTATAATTCAATTTTCTGGGGGCAAAATATAATGATGCAAAAAACTGAGGGCAACGCCTGCACGATACACTCCATGACCGTCATGAATTTCGTCAAGGAACTTAATTATACGCGTAGCAAACTCGGAAGAAATATAGAAATACGAAATGACACTTGGATGTGTGGTGTAGAAAAAAAGGACACGGAAACTAAGCTGTTCGTTGCTGACGCGCGCGAACCAGCTTCATTCCTCTCCGTCCCGTTGCCTTGTGTTCCCGTGTGCGTATATATACCTCGCCACGCGCGCCACACTACCATCGATCCGTTCAAGGCTTCAAGCACACAAATTAAGTTGCCAGCCGCGAAACTTTGTGAAAGTAAACCAAGATCATCGGAGAACAGTCACTCACCCCATGGAGGCACCGACGGTGTTCGCAGCCTTCGACAAGGACGGCGACGGCAAGGTGTCCGCCTCCGAGCTGCGGTGCGGCCTGTGGTCGACCCTGGGGGAGGACATGTCGGAGGAGGATGCGGCGGCGATCCTCGCTGCAGTGGACGCCGACGGTGACGGGCTGTTGAACCAAGAAGAGTTCTCGAGCCTGGCCACCGGCGCCCAAGAAAACGACGACGTCAAACGAAAGTGCTTGATGGAGGCGTTCGGGATGTACgcatcgtcgtcgacgatgatCACGCCGGCGAGCCTGAGGCGGACGCTGAGCAGGCTTGGGTCGCACGAGCTGGGAGTGGAGGAGTGCAGGGCCATGATCTGCAGGTTCGacctcgacggcgacggcgtcctcTCATTTGATGAGTTCAGGGTCATGATGATGGCCTGATCGATCGACTCTCACACCTCATCACATTTTTGTATATATACGATGTTCACTCCATCCATCACATATGTACAGTACGGCCatgattcattcattcattcattgttTCACTCTCAAAATCGTTACTATGTTATTGTACATTTTGATTGAATGGTTTCAGTAGTCTAAATAGCGGATATATATATTGAATCACATGTTGTACTTTTAGCTCTTCGTTGTGATGGCTGTGAATCTTTTTTGGAAACATAGAGAAAAAACAGCAAACACGAAAATTAAAACTGCGCATCCTAGCCGAGGTCACCGCTAGCTCACATAGAAACTCACGGT contains:
- the LOC124699189 gene encoding probable calcium-binding protein CML25/26, translating into MEAPTVFAAFDKDGDGKVSASELRCGLWSTLGEDMSEEDAAAILAAVDADGDGLLNQEEFSSLATGAQENDDVKRKCLMEAFGMYASSSTMITPASLRRTLSRLGSHELGVEECRAMICRFDLDGDGVLSFDEFRVMMMA